Proteins from a genomic interval of Chroococcidiopsis thermalis PCC 7203:
- the ppsA gene encoding phosphoenolpyruvate synthase encodes MLQSTAKRQQLQSSKEQAFVLWFEEVGIADIPLVGGKNASLGEMIQQLTPKGINVPMGFATTAHAYRYFIEQAGLQEQLRSLFADLDVEDVNNLRQRGKQARALILNTPFPSELASAIADAYLQLCQKYGDTSASLCDRLAPEYRESCQRSSGETDVAVRSSATAEDLPDASFAGQQETYLNVHGVQAVLEACHKCFASLFTDRAISYRTIKGFDHFNIALSVGVQKMVRSDLAASGVMFSIDTETGFKNAALITAAYGLGENVVQGAVNPDEYFVFKPTLQQGFRPILEKRLGSKEIKMVYDVGGSKLTKNVTVPESERVKYALTDDEVLILAQWTCIIEDHYSAVRGVYTPMDIEWAKDGLTGELFIVQARPETVQSQKSTNTIKSYQLVGAHSNAPVLARGRAVGEAIGTGKARVILDVHKLDTFQPGEVLVTYKTDPDWEPIMKKASAIVTNQGGRTCHAAIIAREMGIPAIVGTGNAIAQLKTGQEVTISCAEGEEGRVYEGILPYEVKEVALENLPRTRTQILMNVGNPSEAFSLAAIPNDGVGLARLEFIIANHIKVHPLALIHFDKLEDEDAKNQIALLTQLYEDKPSYFVDRLAQGIATIAAAFYPKSVVVRLSDFKSNEYANLLGGKQFEPDEENPMIGWRGASRYYDEKYREGFALECQALKRVRDEMGLTNVIPMVPFCRTPAEGRKVMAEMEKYGLKRGENGLQVYVMCEIPNNVILAKQFSEVFDGFSIGSNDLTQLTLGLDRDSGLVAHLFDERNEGVKEMVQMAIAKAKENQRKIGICGQAPSDYPEFARFLVEQGIDSISLNPDSVLKTLLEVAAVEGVVTH; translated from the coding sequence ATGTTGCAATCAACAGCGAAGCGGCAACAGTTACAGAGTTCTAAAGAACAAGCCTTTGTGCTATGGTTTGAGGAAGTTGGCATTGCAGATATCCCTTTAGTAGGTGGTAAAAACGCCTCTTTAGGTGAAATGATTCAACAACTGACACCCAAAGGCATAAACGTACCTATGGGTTTCGCCACAACAGCTCATGCTTATCGCTACTTTATCGAGCAAGCAGGCTTACAAGAGCAGTTGCGATCGCTATTTGCCGATCTAGATGTGGAAGATGTAAATAATCTGCGGCAACGAGGTAAGCAAGCTCGTGCTTTAATTCTCAATACGCCGTTTCCGTCAGAATTAGCCAGCGCGATCGCGGATGCTTATTTGCAATTGTGTCAAAAATATGGCGACACGTCAGCGAGTTTGTGCGATCGCCTCGCGCCAGAATATCGCGAATCGTGCCAGCGTTCTAGTGGTGAGACTGATGTAGCAGTTAGATCTAGCGCTACAGCCGAAGATTTACCGGATGCAAGTTTTGCCGGACAGCAGGAAACATACCTCAACGTCCACGGCGTACAAGCAGTACTAGAAGCTTGTCATAAATGTTTTGCTTCTCTGTTTACCGACCGTGCTATTTCCTATCGCACGATTAAAGGCTTCGACCATTTTAATATTGCCTTGTCAGTGGGCGTGCAAAAGATGGTACGTTCTGACTTAGCGGCTTCTGGCGTGATGTTTTCCATCGATACGGAAACGGGGTTTAAAAATGCTGCCCTGATTACCGCTGCTTATGGTTTAGGGGAAAACGTCGTCCAAGGTGCAGTTAACCCCGACGAATATTTTGTCTTTAAGCCAACACTGCAACAAGGTTTTCGCCCCATTTTAGAAAAACGCTTGGGCAGTAAAGAAATTAAAATGGTCTACGATGTCGGTGGTAGCAAGCTGACAAAAAACGTCACCGTACCGGAATCAGAACGAGTCAAATATGCTCTCACGGATGATGAAGTTCTGATTTTAGCTCAATGGACTTGTATCATTGAAGACCATTATTCGGCAGTACGCGGCGTTTATACCCCGATGGATATTGAGTGGGCAAAGGATGGCTTAACGGGAGAATTATTCATCGTCCAAGCCCGTCCCGAAACCGTACAATCGCAAAAATCTACCAATACTATCAAGAGCTATCAACTCGTAGGGGCACATAGCAATGCGCCCGTACTGGCAAGAGGTCGTGCAGTCGGAGAGGCGATCGGTACTGGTAAAGCGCGGGTGATTTTGGATGTCCACAAACTCGACACTTTTCAACCAGGGGAAGTTTTGGTGACATATAAGACCGATCCCGACTGGGAACCGATTATGAAAAAAGCCAGCGCGATCGTGACTAATCAAGGTGGAAGGACGTGTCACGCGGCAATTATCGCGCGAGAAATGGGAATTCCCGCGATTGTGGGAACTGGTAATGCGATCGCCCAATTAAAAACAGGTCAGGAAGTGACGATTTCCTGCGCGGAAGGGGAAGAAGGACGGGTGTACGAGGGGATTTTGCCATATGAGGTGAAGGAGGTGGCGTTAGAAAACCTACCGCGGACGCGCACCCAGATCTTGATGAATGTGGGCAATCCCTCGGAAGCATTTAGTCTAGCAGCCATACCAAATGATGGTGTGGGTTTGGCACGATTGGAATTTATCATCGCCAATCATATTAAGGTGCATCCCTTGGCTTTGATACATTTCGACAAATTAGAAGACGAGGATGCTAAAAATCAAATTGCCTTGCTGACACAGCTATATGAAGATAAACCATCATACTTCGTCGATCGGCTAGCTCAGGGGATAGCGACGATCGCGGCTGCTTTTTATCCCAAATCTGTAGTCGTGCGTCTGTCTGACTTCAAGAGCAACGAGTATGCTAACCTTCTCGGTGGGAAGCAATTTGAGCCAGATGAAGAAAACCCGATGATTGGCTGGCGTGGTGCGTCTCGATACTACGACGAGAAATATCGTGAAGGTTTCGCCCTAGAGTGTCAAGCCTTGAAACGGGTACGGGATGAGATGGGTTTAACCAACGTCATTCCAATGGTTCCCTTCTGTCGCACGCCTGCTGAAGGACGCAAGGTGATGGCAGAAATGGAAAAATATGGTTTAAAACGGGGCGAAAATGGGTTGCAAGTCTACGTCATGTGCGAGATTCCCAACAACGTCATCTTGGCGAAACAATTTAGCGAAGTGTTTGATGGATTCTCAATTGGTTCCAATGACTTGACGCAACTGACTTTGGGACTCGATCGCGATTCTGGTTTAGTCGCGCACCTATTCGACGAACGCAATGAAGGCGTGAAAGAGATGGTACAAATGGCGATCGCTAAAGCTAAAGAAAACCAGCGCAAGATTGGGATTTGCGGTCAAGCACCCAGCGATTACCCAGAATTTGCCCGTTTCTTGGTCGAACAAGGAATTGACTCCATCAGTCTCAATCCAGATTCAGTTTTGAAAACTTTATTGGAAGTTGCTGCTGTTGAGGGTGTAGTTACACATTGA